The following are encoded in a window of Maylandia zebra isolate NMK-2024a linkage group LG5, Mzebra_GT3a, whole genome shotgun sequence genomic DNA:
- the LOC101476690 gene encoding interferon-induced GTP-binding protein Mx — protein sequence MSTLNQQYDEKVRPLIDLIDSLRSLGVEKDLALPTIAVIGDQSSGKSSVLEALSGVALPRGSGIVTRCPLELKMTKTKEGEAWYGKISYRDFEEKIKEPAVVEKMIREAQLKLIGNEMGISSELISLEIASPDVPDLTLIDLPGIARVAVDGQSADIGDKIKTIIQTVISKQETINLVVVPCNVDIATTEALNMAKLVDPDGERTLGVLTKPDLVDKGTEENVVKIVHNEVIPLKKGYMVVKCRGQKEITEKVSLSEALKNEEAFFKEHAYFQTLFDEGQATVPKLAEKLTLELVHHIQKSLPRLDEQTHKKLEQTQENLKKLRTGPPSDATQRQKFLSDLVLAFTQDAISLTKGEELKCGYNSSIFFTLRNRFEAWEKIIKDSASSFKEHILREESQFERTYRGRELPLFVSYSTFESIIQKQIKQLEEPAIQKLKEVSEVVKKELFELAQNSFVGFPNLINTAKMNIETIRNEREEEAKPILGMQFKMEMLVYTQDSKYITEIRNEISNKGRLYFGGNTTEEMMRHFEAYYNIAGQRLADQIPLVIRYQMLQEFASELQSKMLEAFMDKERKEYLLQEDSGTKNKREDLKKRLERLSQAHILLSEFSRNTTLTEVNNFNSMEKFLPNF from the exons ATGAGCACTCTGAACCAGCAGTATGATGAGAAGGTCCGTCCCCTCATCGACCTCATTGACTCTCTCCGCTCTCTCGGTGTAGAGAAGGACCTGGCGCTGCCTACTATCGCTGTGATTGGAGACCAAAGCTCGGGGAAGAGCTCTGTGTTGGAGGCGCTGTCCGGGGTGGCACTGCCGAGAGGCAGCG GTATTGTGACAAGATGTCCACTGGAACTGAAgatgacaaaaacaaaggaaGGAGAGGCATGGTATGGAAAGATAAGCTACCGCGACTTTGAAGAAAAGATAAAAGAGCCTGCAGTCGTCGAGAAAATGATTCGAGAAG CTCAACTTAAATTGATCGGGAATGAGATGGGGATCAGCAGTGAGCTCATCAGTCTGGAGATTGCCTCCCCGGATGTTCCAGACCTTACTCTCATCGACCTGCCTGGCATTGCCCGGGTGGCTGTAGATGGGCAGTCGGCAGACATTGGTGATAAG ATTAAAACTATAATCCAGACTGTCATCAGTAAACAAGAAACTATCAACCTGGTGGTTGTTCCATGCAACGTGGACATTGCAACTACAGAGGCTTTGAATATGGCTAAGCTGGTGGATCCTGATGGAGAGAGGACTTTGG GTGTCTTGACTAAACCTGACCTGGTGGACAAAGGCACAGAAGAGAACGTGGTTAAAATTGTCCATAATGAAGTCATCCCGCTGAAGAAGGGCTACATGGTGGTCAAATGCAGGGGTCAGAAGGAGATCACAGAGAAGGTTTCACTTTCTGAAGCACTAAAAAACGAGGAAGCCTTCTTCAAAGAGCATGCCTATTTCCA GACTCTCTTTGATGAGGGCCAGGCCACTGTTCCTAAACTGGCAGAAAAACTCACTCTTGAACTGGTGCATCATATTCAG AAATCTCTGCCACGGCTTGATGAGCAGACACATAAGAAACTGGAACAGACTCAGGAAAACCTAAAAAAATTAAGGACTGGACCCCCATCTGATGCAACTCAGAGACAAAAGTTTCTCAGTGAT CTTGTGTTAGCATTCACACAGGATGCTATCAGTCTGACCAAAGGTGAAGAATTAAAATGTGGATACAACTCCAGCATCTTTTTCACACTCAGAAATAGGTTTGAAGCATGGGAGAAAATCATAAAAGACTCTGCATCATCAT TCAAAGAGCACATTCTGAGAGAAGAGTCTCAGTTTGAGCGCACGTACCGTGGAAGAGAACTGCCATTGTTTGTGAGCTACAGTACTTTTGAGTCCATAATCCAGAAGCAGatcaaacagctggaggagcCTGCTATCCAGAAACTCAAGGAAGTGTcag AGGTTGTGAAGAAAGAGCTGTTTGAACTGGCACAAAACAGCTTTGTGGGCTTTCCGAACCTCATCAATACAGCGAAG ATGAACATTGAAACCATCAGGAATGAAAGGGAAGAGGAAGCAAAGCCCATTCTGGGGATGCAGTTTAAGATGGAGATGCTTGTTTACACTCAGGACAGCAAATACATCACAGAGATACGAAATGAAATTTCCAACAAAGGCCGTCTGTACTTTGGTGGGAATACCACAGAGGAGATGATGAGACATTTTGAAGCATATTACAAT ATTGCTGGTCAGCGTCTTGCTGACCAGATCCCCCTGGTGATCCGGTATCAGATGCTGCAGGAATTTGCCAGCGAGCTGCAGAGTAAGATGCTGGAAGCATTTATGgacaaggaaagaaaagagtACCTGCTTCAAGAGGatagtggcacaaaaaataaaagagaagaTCTTAAGAAGCGCCTTGAGCGTCTCTCACAAGCTCACATTCTGCTGTCTGAATTCAGTAGGAACACAACTTTAACTGAAGTCAACAACTTCAACTCAATGGAAAAATTTCTACCAAATTTTTAA
- the LOC106674796 gene encoding interferon-induced GTP-binding protein Mx isoform X2, with amino-acid sequence MKTVTGRCLHCISRTGQKDLALPAIAVIGDQSSGKSSVLEALSGVALPRGSGIVTRCPLELKMTKTKEGEAWYGKISYRDFEEKIKEPALVEKMIREAQLKLIGNEMGISSELISLEIASPDVPDLTLIDLPGIARVAVDGQSADIGDKIKTIIQTVISKQETINLVVVPCNVDIATTEALNMAKLVDPDGERTLGVLTKPDLVDKGTEENVVKIVHNEVIPLKKGYIVVKCRGQKEITGKVSLSEALKNEEAFFKEHAHFQTLFDEGKASVPKLAEKLTLELVHHIQKSLPRLDEQTHKKLEQTQENLKKLRTGPPSDATQRQKFLSDLVLAFAQDAISLTKGEELKCGYNSSIFFTLRNKFEAWEKIIKDSASSFKEHILREESQFERTYRGRELPLFVSYSTFESIIQKQIKQLEEPAIQKLKEVSEVVRKELLELAQNSFVGFPNLISTAKMNIETIRNEREEEAKSILGMQFKMEMLVYTQDSKYITEIQNEIAKKGRLYFGGMTSKEMMRHFEAYYNIAGQRLADQIPLVIRYQMLQEFASELQSKMLDAFLDKERKEYLLQEDSGTKNKREDLKMRLERLSRAHILLSDIQNFQPDS; translated from the exons AGAAGGACCTGGCGCTGCCTGCTATCGCTGTGATTGGAGACCAAAGCTCGGGGAAGAGCTCTGTGTTGGAGGCGCTGTCCGGGGTGGCACTGCCGAGAGGCAGCG GTATTGTGACAAGATGTCCACTGGAACTGAAgatgacaaaaacaaaggaaGGAGAGGCGTGGTATGGAAAGATAAGCTACCGCGACTTTGAAGAAAAGATAAAAGAGCCTGCACTCGTTGAGAAAATGATTCGAGAAG CTCAACTTAAATTGATCGGGAATGAGATGGGGATCAGCAGTGAGCTCATCAGTCTGGAGATTGCCTCCCCGGATGTTCCAGACCTTACTCTCATCGACCTGCCTGGCATTGCCCGGGTGGCTGTAGATGGGCAGTCGGCAGACATTGGTGATAAG ATTAAAACTATAATCCAGACTGTCATCAGTAAACAAGAAACTATCAACCTGGTGGTTGTTCCATGCAACGTGGACATTGCAACTACAGAGGCTTTGAATATGGCTAAGCTGGTGGATCCTGATGGAGAGAGGACTTTGG GTGTCTTGACTAAACCTGACCTGGTGGACAAAGGCACAGAAGAGAACGTGGTTAAAATTGTCCATAATGAAGTCATCCCGCTGAAGAAGGGCTACATAGTGGTCAAATGCAGGGGTCAGAAGGAGATCACAGGGAAGGTTTCACTTTCTGAAGCACTAAAAAACGAGGAAGCCTTCTTCAAAGAGCATGCCCATTTCCA GACTCTCTTTGATGAGGGCAAGGCCTCTGTTCCTAAACTGGCAGAAAAACTCACTCTTGAACTGGTGCATCATATTCAG AAATCTCTGCCACGGCTTGATGAGCAGACACATAAGAAACTGGAACAGACTCAGGAAAACCTAAAAAAATTAAGGACTGGACCCCCATCTGATGCAACTCAGAGACAAAAGTTTCTCAGTGAT CTTGTGTTAGCATTCGCACAGGATGCTATCAGTCTGACCAAAGGTGAAGAATTAAAATGTGGATACAACTCCAGCATCTTTTTCACACTCAGAAATAAGTTTGAAGCATGGGAGAAAATCATAAAAGACTCTGCATCATCAT TCAAAGAGCACATTCTGAGAGAAGAGTCTCAGTTTGAGCGCACGTACCGTGGAAGAGAACTGCCATTGTTTGTGAGCTACAGTACTTTTGAGTCCATAATCCAGAAGCAGatcaaacagctggaggagcCTGCTATCCAGAAACTCAAGGAAGTGTcag AGGTTGTGAGGAAAGAGCTGCTTGAACTGGCACAAAACAGCTTTGTGGGCTTTCCGAACCTCATCAGTACAGCGAAG ATGAACATTGAAACCATCAGGAATGAAAGGGAAGAGGAAGCAAAGTCCATTCTGGGGATGCAGTTTAAGATGGAGATGCTTGTTTACACTCAGGACAGCAAATACATCACAGAGATACAAAATGAAATTGCCAAAAAAGGCCGTCTGTACTTTGGTGGGATGACCTCAAAGGAGATGATGAGACATTTTGAAGCATATTACAAT ATTGCTGGTCAGCGTCTTGCTGACCAGATCCCCCTGGTGATCCGGTATCAGATGCTGCAGGAGTTTGCCAGCGAGCTGCAGAGTAAGATGCTGGACGCATTTTTGgacaaggaaagaaaagagtACCTGCTTCAAGAGGatagtggcacaaaaaataaaagagaagaTCTTAAGATGCGCCTTGAGCGTCTCTCAAGAGCTCACATTCTGCTGTCTGACATTCAAAACTTTCAACCAGATTCCTAA
- the LOC106674796 gene encoding interferon-induced GTP-binding protein Mx isoform X1: MLSLCPFLIFIFVVRQAETSMSTLNQQYDEKVRPLIDLIDSLRSLGVEKDLALPAIAVIGDQSSGKSSVLEALSGVALPRGSGIVTRCPLELKMTKTKEGEAWYGKISYRDFEEKIKEPALVEKMIREAQLKLIGNEMGISSELISLEIASPDVPDLTLIDLPGIARVAVDGQSADIGDKIKTIIQTVISKQETINLVVVPCNVDIATTEALNMAKLVDPDGERTLGVLTKPDLVDKGTEENVVKIVHNEVIPLKKGYIVVKCRGQKEITGKVSLSEALKNEEAFFKEHAHFQTLFDEGKASVPKLAEKLTLELVHHIQKSLPRLDEQTHKKLEQTQENLKKLRTGPPSDATQRQKFLSDLVLAFAQDAISLTKGEELKCGYNSSIFFTLRNKFEAWEKIIKDSASSFKEHILREESQFERTYRGRELPLFVSYSTFESIIQKQIKQLEEPAIQKLKEVSEVVRKELLELAQNSFVGFPNLISTAKMNIETIRNEREEEAKSILGMQFKMEMLVYTQDSKYITEIQNEIAKKGRLYFGGMTSKEMMRHFEAYYNIAGQRLADQIPLVIRYQMLQEFASELQSKMLDAFLDKERKEYLLQEDSGTKNKREDLKMRLERLSRAHILLSDIQNFQPDS; encoded by the exons ATGTTATCACTTTgtccatttttaatttttatttttgtcgtAAGACAAGCTGAGACCAGCATGAGCACTCTGAACCAGCAGTATGATGAGAAGGTCCGTCCCCTCATCGACCTCATTGACTCTCTCCGCTCTCTCGGTGTAGAGAAGGACCTGGCGCTGCCTGCTATCGCTGTGATTGGAGACCAAAGCTCGGGGAAGAGCTCTGTGTTGGAGGCGCTGTCCGGGGTGGCACTGCCGAGAGGCAGCG GTATTGTGACAAGATGTCCACTGGAACTGAAgatgacaaaaacaaaggaaGGAGAGGCGTGGTATGGAAAGATAAGCTACCGCGACTTTGAAGAAAAGATAAAAGAGCCTGCACTCGTTGAGAAAATGATTCGAGAAG CTCAACTTAAATTGATCGGGAATGAGATGGGGATCAGCAGTGAGCTCATCAGTCTGGAGATTGCCTCCCCGGATGTTCCAGACCTTACTCTCATCGACCTGCCTGGCATTGCCCGGGTGGCTGTAGATGGGCAGTCGGCAGACATTGGTGATAAG ATTAAAACTATAATCCAGACTGTCATCAGTAAACAAGAAACTATCAACCTGGTGGTTGTTCCATGCAACGTGGACATTGCAACTACAGAGGCTTTGAATATGGCTAAGCTGGTGGATCCTGATGGAGAGAGGACTTTGG GTGTCTTGACTAAACCTGACCTGGTGGACAAAGGCACAGAAGAGAACGTGGTTAAAATTGTCCATAATGAAGTCATCCCGCTGAAGAAGGGCTACATAGTGGTCAAATGCAGGGGTCAGAAGGAGATCACAGGGAAGGTTTCACTTTCTGAAGCACTAAAAAACGAGGAAGCCTTCTTCAAAGAGCATGCCCATTTCCA GACTCTCTTTGATGAGGGCAAGGCCTCTGTTCCTAAACTGGCAGAAAAACTCACTCTTGAACTGGTGCATCATATTCAG AAATCTCTGCCACGGCTTGATGAGCAGACACATAAGAAACTGGAACAGACTCAGGAAAACCTAAAAAAATTAAGGACTGGACCCCCATCTGATGCAACTCAGAGACAAAAGTTTCTCAGTGAT CTTGTGTTAGCATTCGCACAGGATGCTATCAGTCTGACCAAAGGTGAAGAATTAAAATGTGGATACAACTCCAGCATCTTTTTCACACTCAGAAATAAGTTTGAAGCATGGGAGAAAATCATAAAAGACTCTGCATCATCAT TCAAAGAGCACATTCTGAGAGAAGAGTCTCAGTTTGAGCGCACGTACCGTGGAAGAGAACTGCCATTGTTTGTGAGCTACAGTACTTTTGAGTCCATAATCCAGAAGCAGatcaaacagctggaggagcCTGCTATCCAGAAACTCAAGGAAGTGTcag AGGTTGTGAGGAAAGAGCTGCTTGAACTGGCACAAAACAGCTTTGTGGGCTTTCCGAACCTCATCAGTACAGCGAAG ATGAACATTGAAACCATCAGGAATGAAAGGGAAGAGGAAGCAAAGTCCATTCTGGGGATGCAGTTTAAGATGGAGATGCTTGTTTACACTCAGGACAGCAAATACATCACAGAGATACAAAATGAAATTGCCAAAAAAGGCCGTCTGTACTTTGGTGGGATGACCTCAAAGGAGATGATGAGACATTTTGAAGCATATTACAAT ATTGCTGGTCAGCGTCTTGCTGACCAGATCCCCCTGGTGATCCGGTATCAGATGCTGCAGGAGTTTGCCAGCGAGCTGCAGAGTAAGATGCTGGACGCATTTTTGgacaaggaaagaaaagagtACCTGCTTCAAGAGGatagtggcacaaaaaataaaagagaagaTCTTAAGATGCGCCTTGAGCGTCTCTCAAGAGCTCACATTCTGCTGTCTGACATTCAAAACTTTCAACCAGATTCCTAA